A genomic stretch from Camelus ferus isolate YT-003-E chromosome 17, BCGSAC_Cfer_1.0, whole genome shotgun sequence includes:
- the CCK gene encoding cholecystokinin has translation MNSGLCLCVLMAVLAAGALAKPVPPADPTGSRAQQEEGAPRRQLRAVQRVDEEPRAHLGALLARYIQQARKAPSGRMSVIKNLQNLDPSHRISDRDYMGWMDFGRRSAEEYEYAS, from the exons ATGAACAGCGGCTTGTGCCTGTGCGTGCTGATGGCGGTCCTGGCGGCGGGCGCCCTGGCGAAGCCCGTGCCTCCCGCGGACCCCACGGGCTCCCGGGctcagcaggaggagggggcgccCCGAAGGCAGCTGAGGGCGGTGCAGAGGGTGGACGAGGAGCCCCGAGCGCACCTGGGCGCTCTGCTGGCCAGGTACATCCAGCAGGCTCGGAAAG CTCCCTCTGGCCGAATGTCTGTGATTAAGAACCTGCAGAACCTGGACCCCAGCCACAGGATAAGCGATCGGGACTACATGGGCTGGATGGATTTTGGCCGGCGCAGCGCTGAGGAGTACGAGTACGCCTCCTAG